The genome window ACGGCGAGGTCGGCCGGCCACGGGATAATCGACAGGTCCGGCGCGGGGGCTGGACGACGCCGGATTTTAGCGGGGGCGATTTGAAGTCGCAGCTTCAGGCCGTTGGGCTGGAGGCGGAAGGCTTAAGGCTGAAGACGGAAGGGAGAAGGTGGTTGTCGACTTCTCCTTCACCTCTCCCCTTCCACTGAGGATGAATTTCCCGACAGGGTTCGGTCGAATGCGTCGCGAGTTGGAAACGGATACCGAGGGGCATTGGCTTGGCGATCGAAGAACTACGGATCGATGGCTACCGCTCGCTGCGGCGGCTTCGGATTCCGCTGCAGCCCATCACCGTCGTCACAGGCCCGAACGGCTCTGGAAAATCGAATCTGTATCGGGCTCTCGTCCTGATCGCCCAGTCCGCTCAGGGCCGGTTTGCCCGTGCGCTGGCTGAAGAAGGGGGTCTCTCCTCTGCGATGTGGGCGGGACAACGCTTCACGCGAGAAAAGACCCGGGTCGTGCTCGGGCTGACAACCGACGAATTCTCCTTCGAGATGGCCTGCGGCTATCCGCAGGGGGGAAAGACGCTGCATGACCCCGGTCGATTCGCCCTGGATCCGGAGATCAAACTCGAGCAGGTCTGGGGCGGACGGCAGCGACGGCCGTCCGCGCTGTTGTGCGAGCGCAGGAACAGCATGATTCGCATCCGTGGCGGCGACTACGAATGGAACGACTACCCGTTCACAGTCACGCCGACGGAGTCGGTCCTCTCGCAGCTTCGCGAGCCATACAGGTACCCGGAACTCTGGCGTCTGCGAGAGTCTGTGCTCCGGTGGCGGTTCTATCACCAGTTCCGGACCGATTCCCGATCGCCGCTGCGGCAGTGGCAGGTCGCGACGTACTCCCCGATTCTCGATGACGACGGTGAGAACCTCGCCTCCGCGCTGGCCACGATCCAGCTGGGCGAGCTCTCCGAGGCCCTGGCCCGTGCCGTCCATCAGGCGTTCGGCGCGAATCTCGTGATCGCCAGTGAAGACACTTTGAGGAATCCAGCGTCACGGACACTGACGCGAGCGGAGATTCGACTGGAGACCCCGTCGCTGGGGCGGGCCTTGACGGCCCGCGAGCTGTCGGATGGAACGCTGCGTTTTCTCTGCCTGGCGGCCGCTCTTCTGAGCGACCGTCCGCCAGAGCTCCTCGCCCTCAACGAACCTGAGACAAGCCTCCATCCCGACCTGATTCCGGTCCTGGCCGGAATGATCGTGGACGCGTCCCGGTCGAGTCAGGTCTGGGTGACGACTCACTCCGCGCTCCTGGCTGAGCGGATCGCGGAATTGAGCGGGTGCCAGCCGATCCGTCTGGAAATGGTCGACGGAGAAACGCGAATCATCGACGGCGACGCATGAGTTCCGTCCGGCGATCCCCTACAATTCGCTCCCGGAGTGAGTCGAACGGTCGCTGGAGGCGGGGTAGCCCGCCTCTGGAGGAAAGTCCGGGCTCCACAGGACACGGTGGTGGGTAACGCCCACCGTTCGCAAGAACAGGGACAGTGCCACAGAAAACAAACCGCCGATGGCCTCACGGCACAGGCAAGGGTGAAAAGGTGCGGTAAGAGCGCACCGCGATCCTGGCGACAGGGTCGGCACGGTAAACCCCACCGGGAGCAAGACCAAGCAGGACGCAATGCGGGGCGTTTCGGCGCCACGCATCGGGAGCGGTTCGTTCCCGTAGGACGTCCGGGTAGGTCGCATCGAGGCGTCAGGCAACTGCCGCCCCAGAGAAATGGCCGTTCTCGACAGAACCCGGCTTACAGACTCACTCCGGATAGTTTTTCGTCATCAGTTTTCAGTCGGCAGTTCAGCAGTCTCGGTTGGGCAAGCGGCGCTTCCAGCAGCCTCGGACTGAAAACTGATGACTGACAACTTCCTCACTCTCCGGACCTCTCCATGTCGAGTCTCCTGTTGGGCGGTGTGCTGTGGATTCTGGCCGCGGGTCCGCTTCAGGAAGCCCCTACCACCGACCTTTACTACTCGACGCAGCTCGGGCAGCTCGACCGGGGGGGAAAGTCGACTCCGGTCCATGAGTTCAATATGCATGTGTTCGTGACCCGGAACGGGACGGACTTCACGACGCGGCATGTCATCGAGGACGCCGGGAACACGCTTCCCTGGATCGGCCGGTTCGGGCAGAGCTCCCGCGCAGGGACGTTCCCGGCCATCGCGACTGTTCATCGCCATGACGGGCTGCCGTACTCCCTGACCGTCCGCGTGCCGTTCCTCAACGGGGCCCCCAAGCTCGCCGCGGACACGAAGTGGGAAGAGGGGCAGGTCGATCTCGAAGTGACCGGAACGCGGAAAGTCGGTGATTGGGACTGCTGGGTGGTCGAATCGTCCGATGGCCTCGGACGGCGGGGAACATTCCTGGTCGATCAGGAGACCGGGATCGTGACCTCCAGCACGCAGCGGATTTTTATGGGGCAGGGAGACCGGTTTGAGCTCGTCACCCGGCTTGTCTCGACCAACGCGGTGGCGGACGCCTCCGAGGCCCGCGTCGCCGCCATCGGCGAGAGTCTGCGGAAGCTGCAGGCAGAACTCGGATATGCCGAACGGACCACCGATTTTGAACTGACGGCGGCGCAGCTGGAGTCGGTGGCGGACCAGATTCCGGCGCTGACCGAAGCGGCCGAGGGAACGGCTTACGAGCGGTTGGTAGCGCTCATCAACCGGGAAGTGAAGGCCCAGCAGCAGCGGACGACCGCGGTCGCGGACCTGACGAAGCGGTTTGTCGGCCAGGCGGCCCCGCCGATCCGGGTGAAGACGCTCACCGGGACCGATTACGACATCGCCCCGCACAAGGGGAAGGTGATCGTTCTTCACTTCTGGGACTATCGTGATTCGCCGTTGACGGAGCCATACGGCCAGATCGGTTACCTGGATTTCCTGGCCTCGCGCCGCGGCGAGCGGGTTAAGGTGATCGGCGTGGCGGTCGATCCCCGGCTCGGGTCGCCGGATACGGCGGGCCTCGCGGTCCGGTCGATCCGCAAGCTGAAGGAGTTCATGAACGTCGGCTACGACATCACGACCGATTCCGGGGACCTCATCAAGAGTTTCGGCGATCCGCGACAGTTCTCCGCACCCCTCCCCTTGTGGGTCGTGATCGGTCCGAACGGGCAGATCGTTCATTACCGGAACGGGCTCTACAAGGTTGACGTGAACCGCGGTCTGGAGGAGCTGGACCTCGTGGTGGCGGCCGCTCTCAAGTCGGCCAAGTGATTGGCCGCGGATCGCGTTGCCGGATCGTCGAATGCTGAAGTGATCGCAGGGACGGGGCGGTTTGATCGCCGCCCCCGAAGGACTGAATGATGAAAGACAACCGCCGCCGCGCCGCCCTTGTCACCGGCTCCGGAACGGGGGTGGGACGGGCCACCGCTCTCCGCTTGGCACGGCTGGGATTTGATGTCGTCGTGAATTACTCACGGAGCGAGGGCGAGGCTCGCGAGACTGCGGAGCTGGCGCGGCAACATGGAGGCCGGGTGATCGTGGTCCGGGCGAATGTCAGCCGCAGCGAGGAAGTCGATGCGATGCTGAAGCAGGTGGAGGCGGAGTTCGGGCGGCTCGATGTTCTGGTCAACAACGCCGCCACGACGAAGTTTATTCCGCACAACGATCTCGACACGCTGACCGAGGCGGTGTGGGATGAGATCCTGGGCGTGAACCTGAAGGGGCCCTACTTCTGCGTCAAGGCGGCTGCGCCGCTGCTGCGGCAGTCGGATGCGCCGGCGGTGGTGAACGTCTCGTCGGTGGCGGGGATTGGCGGGGAGGGGTCTTCGGTGGCGTATGCGGCGAGCAAGGGGGCGCTCAATACGATGACGAAGTCGCTGGCGCGGGCGCTGGCTCCGATTCGGGTGAATGCGGTCTGTCCGGGGCCGATTGATTCGCGGTGGCTGCGGGACATCATGACGGAGGAGCAGCTTCATAAGCGGGTGGAGAACTATCCGATTCCGCGTCCTGCGCAGCCGGATGATATTGCGGATGCGATT of Planctomyces sp. SH-PL14 contains these proteins:
- a CDS encoding SDR family NAD(P)-dependent oxidoreductase, encoding MKDNRRRAALVTGSGTGVGRATALRLARLGFDVVVNYSRSEGEARETAELARQHGGRVIVVRANVSRSEEVDAMLKQVEAEFGRLDVLVNNAATTKFIPHNDLDTLTEAVWDEILGVNLKGPYFCVKAAAPLLRQSDAPAVVNVSSVAGIGGEGSSVAYAASKGALNTMTKSLARALAPIRVNAVCPGPIDSRWLRDIMTEEQLHKRVENYPIPRPAQPDDIADAIVYLATGTSLTTGQCLVVDGGRTM
- a CDS encoding AAA family ATPase yields the protein MAIEELRIDGYRSLRRLRIPLQPITVVTGPNGSGKSNLYRALVLIAQSAQGRFARALAEEGGLSSAMWAGQRFTREKTRVVLGLTTDEFSFEMACGYPQGGKTLHDPGRFALDPEIKLEQVWGGRQRRPSALLCERRNSMIRIRGGDYEWNDYPFTVTPTESVLSQLREPYRYPELWRLRESVLRWRFYHQFRTDSRSPLRQWQVATYSPILDDDGENLASALATIQLGELSEALARAVHQAFGANLVIASEDTLRNPASRTLTRAEIRLETPSLGRALTARELSDGTLRFLCLAAALLSDRPPELLALNEPETSLHPDLIPVLAGMIVDASRSSQVWVTTHSALLAERIAELSGCQPIRLEMVDGETRIIDGDA
- a CDS encoding peroxiredoxin family protein, with translation MSSLLLGGVLWILAAGPLQEAPTTDLYYSTQLGQLDRGGKSTPVHEFNMHVFVTRNGTDFTTRHVIEDAGNTLPWIGRFGQSSRAGTFPAIATVHRHDGLPYSLTVRVPFLNGAPKLAADTKWEEGQVDLEVTGTRKVGDWDCWVVESSDGLGRRGTFLVDQETGIVTSSTQRIFMGQGDRFELVTRLVSTNAVADASEARVAAIGESLRKLQAELGYAERTTDFELTAAQLESVADQIPALTEAAEGTAYERLVALINREVKAQQQRTTAVADLTKRFVGQAAPPIRVKTLTGTDYDIAPHKGKVIVLHFWDYRDSPLTEPYGQIGYLDFLASRRGERVKVIGVAVDPRLGSPDTAGLAVRSIRKLKEFMNVGYDITTDSGDLIKSFGDPRQFSAPLPLWVVIGPNGQIVHYRNGLYKVDVNRGLEELDLVVAAALKSAK